In one Gallus gallus isolate bGalGal1 chromosome 20, bGalGal1.mat.broiler.GRCg7b, whole genome shotgun sequence genomic region, the following are encoded:
- the BPIL3 gene encoding BPI fold-containing family B member 3, with protein MLWIGCRRQGQQLDTSLLCRDWSGPKMGVLWVVFLTCGLLTSSQGLPGSASVSARVNKDMLESAITGPLANGNLLQGLLGGLLSPDGLLGGLLGPSGLLGGLLGGDGLVGGLLGGNGLVGGILGGDGPVGGLLGGDGLVGGLLGGDGLVGGLLGGGGPVGGVLGDDGLVGGLVGGDGPAGGLLEGDGPAGAVGGLLGGNGLVGGLLGGGGPVGGLLGGDGLVGGLLGGGLLGGTGNQGQGSLLGGGLLGKDGLLGTVQGLTGLRIVNITLPKITLRFLPGIGLQLNIYTQLLIDGNGAVGSLLQLQVEANITARVRLAQDKSGALRLVVEDCKTLLGDINIRVGPKVPLVEKTLKSVLGSVLPRLLCPVVDTVLGVVNSLLGSVTSVLPLGALGNLQYTLSSLPIIGDKSIQLDLNLLLRDAEGNVVEPAGDLSMPVTLPPAVGPGAQLGLSQGVLGAVLALAQRQGAFSMDISSSAVPNSIPLTTSALLSAFPQLSTVLPGSLPLALRVRLADTPAVAVRDGKATATLRAAIDVLAQRPGFPPQTLFSLDSDVVLDITPSVSGGRLRTALAVDRVSLRLASSQLGSINVSRLEGWVKDILAAAYVPAINNAVGMGIPLPNIFNTNFENGQVDLADNTFVINQRKEL; from the exons ATGCTGTGGATCGGCTGCAGAaggcagggacagcagctggaCACATCCTTGCTCTGCAGAGATTGGTCAG GACCGAAGATGGGTGTGCTCTGGGTGGTTTTCCTCACTTGTGGCCTGCTCACCTCTTCTCAAGGACTTCCTGGGAGCGCTTCGGTGTCTGCCAGGGTGAATAAAGACATGCTAGAAAGTG CCATTACAGGGCCACTAGCCAACGGCAACCTTCTCCAGGGGCTACTGGGTGGTCTGCTCAGCCCTGATGGACTTCTTGGTGGACTGCTAGGCCCCAGTGGACTTCTTGGTGGTCTACTTGGTGGCGATGGACTTGTTGGTGGTCTGCTCGGTGGCAACGGACTTGTTGGCGGCATCCTAGGTGGTGATGGACCCGTTGGTGGTCTCCTTGGTGGTGATGGTCTTGTGGGTGGTCTCCTTGGTGGTGATGGTCTTGTGGGTGGTCTCCTTGGAGGTGGTGGACCTGTCGGTGGCGTCCTTGGCGATGACGGTCTTGTGGGTGGTCTTGTTGGTGGTGATGGACCTGCTGGTGGTCTCCTGGAAGGAGatggacctgctggagctgTTGGTGGTCTCCTTGGTGGTAATGGACTTGTTGGCGGTCTCCTTGGTGGCGGTGGACCCGTTGGCGGTCTCCTCGGCGGTGATGGTCTTGTGGGCGGTCTCCTCGGCGGGGGTCTCCTTGGAGGAACTGGTAACCAGGGTCAAGGCTCACTTCTTGGAGGAGGTCTCCTTGGCAAGGATGGTCTGCTGGGAACTGTGCAAGGACTCACAGG GCTGAGAATTGTGAACATCACTCTCCCCAAAATAACTCTGCGCTTCCTGCCAGGCATTGGTCTCCAGCTGAATATCTACACCCAGCTGCTGATAGATGGCAATGG CGccgtgggcagcctgctccagctccaGGTGGAAGCAAACATCACTGCAAGAGTGCGGCTGGCCCAGGACAAGTCGGGGGCTCTCAGGCTGGTGGTTGAAGACTGCAAGACCCTTCTTGGAGACATCAATATCCGTGTTGG ACCCAAAGTGCCACTCGTGGAAAAAACCTTAAAGAGCGTCCTCGGGAGCGTGCTGCCCAGGCTG CTGTGCCCCGTTGTTGACACCGTGCTGGGCGTCGTGAACTCATTGCTGGGCTCTGTCACCT CCGTGCTTCCTCTGGGGGCTCTGGGAAACCTTCAGTACACACTGTCGTCCCTTCCCATCATTGGCGACAAGTCCATCCAGCTGGATCTGAAT ctcctcctcaggGACGCGGAGGGCAACGTGGTGGAGCCAGCAGGAGATCTGTCGATGCCCGTCACTCTGCCACCAGCTGTGGGtcctggggcacagctggggctATCGCAGGgcgtgctgggtgctgtgctggcactggCACAGCGGCAGGGAGCCTTCAGCATGGACATCTCCAGCTCGGCG GTGCCCAACAGCATCCCGCTGACCACCTCAGCCCTGCTCTCAGCCTTCCCCCAG CTCAGCACCGTATTGCCCGGGTCGCTGCCACTGGCACTGCGTGTGCGCCTGGCTGACACACCCGCGGTGGCCGTGAGGGACGGGAAGGCCACTGCCACCCTGCGAGCAGCCATCGATGTCCTCGCACAGCGCCCCGGCTTCCCCCCACAGACCCTCTTCAGCCTGGACTCG GACGTCGTTCTGGACATCACCCCATCTGTCTCCGGCGGCCGCCTGCGCACCGCTCTGGCTGTGGACAG gGTCAGTCTCAGGCTGGCATCCTCACAGCTCGGCTCTATCAAC GTCTCCCGGCTGGAAGGATGGGTGAAGGACATCCTTGCGGCTGCATATGTGCCTGCTATCAACA ACGCTGTGGGTATGGGTATCCCGCTGCCCAACATCTTCAACACCAACTTCGAGAACGGCCAGGTGGACTTGGCTGAT AACACTTTCGTGATCAACCAGAGAAAAGAGCTCTGA